The following coding sequences are from one Strigops habroptila isolate Jane chromosome 18, bStrHab1.2.pri, whole genome shotgun sequence window:
- the CDKN1A gene encoding cyclin-dependent kinase inhibitor 1 isoform X2 yields the protein MPLSQSKAGQIPCNSKVCRNLFGPVDHQQLQHDFENLLKQNLEEAQQRWNFDFETETPLEGHFEWERVFLPEELPQEVHSLVKATSSKSRSSLVHRVPSNEHLGRICPEGSQQSSGVYRAGAPQSLKRGQTTIKDFYSSKRRIIPEKPKP from the exons ATGCCCCTGTCTCAGAGCAAGGCTGGGCAGATACCATGCAACAGCAAGGTCTGCAGGAACCTCTTCGGCCCCGTGgaccaccagcagctccagcatgaCTTTGAGAACCTGTTGAAGCAAAACCTGGAAGAAGCTCAGCAGCGCTGGAACTTCGACTTTGAGACCGAGACTCCCTTGGAAGGACACTTCGAGTGGGAGAGGGTCTTCCTGCCTGAGGAGCTGCCCCAGGAGGTCCACAGCCTGGTCAAGGCcaccagcagcaaaagcaggagcTCCTTGGTCCacagggtcccttccaacgaGCATCTTGGCAGGATTTGCCCTGAGGGATCTCAGCAGAGCTCGGGGGTTTACAGGGCTGGTGCCCCGCAGAGCTTGAAACGTGGGCAGACCACCATCAAAG ACTTCTACAGCTCCAAGCGGAGGATCATCCCTGAGAAGCCCAAGCCATGA
- the CDKN1A gene encoding cyclin-dependent kinase inhibitor 1 isoform X1: MRVQEEHWQIGVLSMLPHCRAQPRLSHLGYSVLCSGRTCAGPWVSSWLVQHPSNLLCSPPATTMPLSQSKAGQIPCNSKVCRNLFGPVDHQQLQHDFENLLKQNLEEAQQRWNFDFETETPLEGHFEWERVFLPEELPQEVHSLVKATSSKSRSSLVHRVPSNEHLGRICPEGSQQSSGVYRAGAPQSLKRGQTTIKDFYSSKRRIIPEKPKP, translated from the exons ATGCGAGTCCAAGAGGAGCACTGGCAGATAGGGGTTCTCTCCATGCTGCCTCATTGCAGAGCCCAACCCAGGCTGTCCCACCTTGGTTACAGTGTACTTTGCTCTGGTAGAACATGTGCTGGCCCTTGGGTTTCCTCGTGGCTTGTCCAACACCCCAGTAACTTGCTCTGTTCTCCCCCAGCCACCACGATGCCCCTGTCTCAGAGCAAGGCTGGGCAGATACCATGCAACAGCAAGGTCTGCAGGAACCTCTTCGGCCCCGTGgaccaccagcagctccagcatgaCTTTGAGAACCTGTTGAAGCAAAACCTGGAAGAAGCTCAGCAGCGCTGGAACTTCGACTTTGAGACCGAGACTCCCTTGGAAGGACACTTCGAGTGGGAGAGGGTCTTCCTGCCTGAGGAGCTGCCCCAGGAGGTCCACAGCCTGGTCAAGGCcaccagcagcaaaagcaggagcTCCTTGGTCCacagggtcccttccaacgaGCATCTTGGCAGGATTTGCCCTGAGGGATCTCAGCAGAGCTCGGGGGTTTACAGGGCTGGTGCCCCGCAGAGCTTGAAACGTGGGCAGACCACCATCAAAG ACTTCTACAGCTCCAAGCGGAGGATCATCCCTGAGAAGCCCAAGCCATGA
- the SRSF3 gene encoding serine/arginine-rich splicing factor 3, producing MHRDSCPLDCKVYVGNLGNNGNKTELERAFGYYGPLRSVWVARNPPGFAFVEFEDPRDAADAVRELDGRTLCGCRVRVELSNGEKRSRNRGPPPSWGRRPRDDYRRRSPPPRRRSPRRRSFSRSRSRSLSRDRRRERSLSRERNHKPSRSFSRSRSRSRSNERK from the exons ATGCATCGTGACTCTTGTCCGCTGGACTGCAAGGTTTACGTGGGTAACCTTGGAAACAATGGCAACAAAACTGAACTAGAGCGAGCTTTTGGCTACTATGGACCACTGCGCAGTGTATGGGTGGCAAGAAATCctcctggctttgcttttgtggAATTTGAGGATCCACGAGATGCAGCTGATGCAGTAAGAGAACTAGATGGAAG AACCCTCTGTGGGTGTCGTGTCAGAGTGGAGCTCTCCAACGGGGAGAAGCGGAGTCGGAACCGTGGTCCACCCCCATCCTGGGGCCGGCGTCCTCGAGACGACTACCGCAGAAGGAGTCCTCCTCCTCGCCGCAG ATCACCGCGAAGGAGAAGCTTCTCTCGTAGCCGCAGCAG GTCCCTCTCCAGAgacagaagaagagagagatcACTCTCACGGGAGAGGAACCACAAGCCCTCTCGTTCCTTTTCCAGGTCTCGCAG tcGCTCCAGGTCAAATGAGAGGAAATAG